From the genome of Bactrocera oleae isolate idBacOlea1 chromosome 2, idBacOlea1, whole genome shotgun sequence, one region includes:
- the noi gene encoding splicing factor 3A subunit 3: METLLEQQRRYHEERERLLKLMVDEYATKKTGEKERIHSEQRLKCLLDLHNNSTTKLKELYEDKDNERKAEIQALSGPNEFNEFYARLKQIKEFYKKHPSEISIPLSVEFEELTKTYNNLEEMSALVEFTDEEGGGRYLDLNECYEQYLNLRGVEKVDYITYLMTFDHVFDIPRDRKNREYRKYIENLNAYLHNFVTRIHPLLDTEAELVKVELEFQRQWLQGSFPGWASKETESALANTGAHLDLSAFSSWEELASLGLDRLKSALMALGLKCGGTLEERAQRLFSTKGKKTLDPSLIAKKPANKNANVHTRDNERHKEIAQLEALLYKYADLLSEQRAATKENVQRKQARTGGERDDSDVEASESDNDDMDDADDVPYNPKNLPLGWDGKPIPYWLYKLHGLNISYNCEICGNFTYKGPKAFQRHFAEWRHAHGMRCLGIPNTAHFANVTQIEDAITLWEKLKSQKQSERWIADQEEEFEDSLGNVVNRKTYEDLKRQGLL, translated from the exons ATGGAGACTCTACTGGAGCAGCAGCGTCGCTACCACGAGGAACGGGAACGTTTGCTAAAGTTGATGGTAGACGAGTACGCTACGAAGAAAACTGGGGAAAAGGAAAGGATTCACTCAGAGCAGAGGTTAAAATGTTTGTTAGATCTGCACAACAATTCCACAACTAAGTTAAAGGAATTGTATGAAGATAAAGATAATGAACGAAAAGCTGAAATTCAAGCTCTCTCTGGGCCAAATGAATTTAATGAATTCTATGCACGTCTGAagcaaattaaagagttttataAAAAGCATCCATCTGAGATAAGTATACCTCTTTCCGTGGAATTCGAAGAGCTTACGAAAACGtataataatttagaagaaatgTCCGCTCTCGTTGAATTCACCGACGAGGAGGGTGGTGGTCGATATTTAGATTTGAATGAATGTtatgaacagtatttaaatctTCGAGGTGTGGAGAAAGTAGACTATATAACTTATCTGATGACATTTGATCACGTCTTTGATATACCGCGAGATCGTAAAAATCGTGAATatcgaaaatatattgaaaatttaaatgcttatttgcataattttgttACACGTATACACCCCCTACTGGACACCGAGGCAGAACTAGTTAAGGTCGAGTTAGAATTCCAACGTCAATGGTTACAAGGCAGTTTTCCGG gtTGGGCATCAAAGGAGACAGAATCCGCTTTAGCCAACACTGGTGCACATTTAGATTTGTCGGCTTTTTCCAGTTGGGAGGAGTTAGCGTCGCTTGGGTTGGATCGTCTAAAATCAGCGCTTATGGCGTTGGGCTTAAAATGTGGCGGAACACTTGAAGAACGCGCCCAACGACTTTTCTCAACAAAAGGCAAGAAAACACTTGATCCATCTTTAATAGCTAAAAAGCCGGCTAACAAAAATGCGAATGTACATACGCGTGATAATGAACGTCATAAGGAAATTGCTCAACTGGAGGCGTTGTTGTACAAATATGCAGACTTATTATCTGAACAAAGAGCTGCAACCAAAGAAAACGTGCAACGTAAACAAGCCCGTACTGGTGGAGAACGGGACGATAGTGATGTTGAAGCAAGCGAGAGTGATAACGATGATATGGACGATGCAGATGATGTACCATATAATCCCAAAAATCTACCACTTGGTTGGGATGGCAAGCCAATACCTTACTGGTTGTATAAACTGCATGGTTTAAATATCAGTTATAACTGCGAAATTTGTGGTAACTTCACGTACAAAGGCCCAAAAGCATTCCAACGTCATTTTGCAGAATGGCGACATGCTCATGGAATGCGTTGTCTTGGTATTCCAAATACTGCACATTTTGCAAATGTAACACAAATTGAGGACGCGATCACATTGTGGGAGAAACTTAAGTCACAAAAGCAAAGTGAACGTTGGATAGCAGATCAAGAAGAAGAATTTGAAGATTCATTAGGAAATGTAGTAAATCGTAAAACATATGAGGACTTAAAACGCCAAGGCTTACTATAA
- the PolZ2 gene encoding DNA polymerase zeta subunit 2 — MHQYMSREELADIVIEALEVFLNHILYLRDLYPAQIFKKRRFYNAPVYVSIFPPLNSYIHNVLRTARELQQRGVLQCVILQFYHDEIPLNECYSFNVTHFEADGQMMYEAQSANDKFLIEFEEQLRSSLYKLAERLKPLDSLPKSAKFKVALNTTQEAFMNLSHNSNYQDFPWLCDGLNSERNKSEIALLPLTRLNSIGLRLNLEIF, encoded by the exons ATGCACCAGTATATGAGTAGAGAag AGTTAGCGGACATCGTAATCGAGGCGCTAGAagtatttttaaatcatatactATATTTGCGTGATTTGTACCCggcacaaattttcaaaaagagaCGCTTTTATAATGCACCAGTATATGTTTCCATATTTCCGCCACTTAATTCCTACATACATAACGTCTTGCGGACTGCACGAGAACTACAACAAAGAGGCGTATTGCAATGCGTAATATTACAATTCTACCACGACGAAATACCTTTAAATGAGTGCTACTCATTCAACGTTACGCATTTTGAAGCTGATGGCCAAATGATGTATGAGGCACAATCGGCTAACGACAAATTCCTGATAGAGTTTGAAGAACAATTACGCAGTTCATTGTATAAATTAGCCGAGCGTTTAAAGCCATTAGATTCATTGCCAAAAAGTGCTAAATTCAAGGTAGCACTTAATACGACTCAAGAAGCCTTTATGAATCTTAGCCACAATTCAAATTACCAG gactTTCCTTGGCTATGCGATGGTTTAAACTCAGaaagaaataaaagtgaaattgcaCTCCTTCCGCTTACCCGTTTGAATAGTATTGGTTTAAGattaaatttggaaatattttaa